A DNA window from Bradyrhizobium barranii subsp. barranii contains the following coding sequences:
- a CDS encoding cache domain-containing protein — MIPQDRFRGLFHKYLFALFVAVAIPLAFNGVIEAWFGYRDQRARLDQWLSLQSASAAAEIHDFIHGITSQLGWLVQLPWSDEFDERRRTDALRLLRQAPAIVSLTLLDGNGLERLYISRIGLNRIESRTDRSADPALVGARAAQIWFSDVSYNRGSEPYLTVGIAGNRPAVGAVIAEVNLKLIWDVISAIKVGKTGSAFVLDRSGRLIAHPDISLVLRGAEEATSKPFRAVRDAIGSKAGFATSRDAQGHYVAASAAPVQGPDWTVVVVQPLSEAYAPIYSALWRTAMLLAISTMLAGILAYALAHRMTEPIKLLEEGTERIGAGSFDHRISIHTGDEFQRLANSFNRMASELALAQQHQERIAKLKRFLAPQVADLVDRAGDDSVLDGRRTEVVVVFCDLRGFTAFSAGAAPEDVMSVLSEYYESLGRVITKFEATLINFSGDGLMVLVNAPVPVVEPALRAIDLAIDMQTNVQALIAGWRSRGYHIGFGIGLASGPATVGRIGYEDRLDYTAIGSVVNLAARLCASAADKEILIDAKVAADVKGRRPVEDLGGREIKGFDEAIPVFGISFEALQPSGRGMPGTIR; from the coding sequence ATGATTCCTCAGGATCGGTTTCGCGGCCTTTTTCATAAATATCTGTTCGCGCTTTTCGTGGCTGTCGCGATCCCACTTGCATTCAACGGCGTTATTGAAGCGTGGTTCGGCTATCGCGATCAGCGCGCGAGGCTCGACCAGTGGCTTAGCCTCCAGTCCGCATCCGCGGCCGCCGAAATTCACGATTTCATCCACGGCATCACGAGTCAGCTTGGCTGGCTGGTTCAGCTTCCATGGAGTGACGAGTTCGACGAACGCCGGCGGACCGACGCGTTGCGCCTGCTTCGACAAGCGCCCGCCATCGTCAGTCTCACACTCCTCGACGGCAATGGCCTGGAGCGTCTCTACATCTCGCGGATCGGCCTCAATCGTATCGAGAGCCGCACGGACCGATCAGCCGATCCCGCCCTGGTTGGTGCCCGCGCAGCTCAGATCTGGTTCAGCGACGTCAGCTACAATCGAGGCTCCGAACCGTACTTGACGGTCGGGATTGCCGGCAACCGGCCGGCTGTCGGCGCAGTCATAGCCGAAGTGAACCTCAAGCTGATTTGGGACGTGATCTCGGCGATCAAGGTCGGAAAGACCGGCTCCGCCTTCGTCCTGGACCGATCGGGTCGCCTGATCGCCCATCCCGACATCAGCCTCGTGCTCCGCGGGGCGGAGGAAGCAACCTCCAAGCCATTTCGGGCTGTGCGGGACGCGATAGGGTCGAAAGCGGGCTTCGCAACGAGCCGGGATGCGCAAGGACACTATGTTGCCGCCAGCGCTGCTCCCGTACAGGGCCCCGACTGGACAGTCGTGGTCGTGCAGCCGCTATCCGAAGCTTACGCGCCGATCTATTCCGCCCTGTGGCGGACGGCAATGCTCCTCGCAATCAGCACCATGCTCGCAGGCATTCTTGCCTATGCATTGGCGCACCGGATGACGGAGCCGATCAAGCTGCTCGAGGAGGGCACGGAGAGGATTGGTGCCGGGTCCTTTGACCACCGCATCTCAATCCACACCGGGGACGAGTTCCAGCGTCTTGCAAACAGTTTCAACAGAATGGCGTCCGAGCTGGCGCTGGCGCAGCAGCACCAGGAGCGCATCGCCAAGCTCAAGCGGTTCCTTGCCCCCCAGGTCGCCGATCTCGTCGATCGAGCCGGCGATGACAGCGTGCTGGACGGCCGCCGTACGGAAGTCGTCGTTGTCTTCTGCGATTTGAGGGGGTTCACCGCGTTTTCAGCAGGCGCCGCGCCCGAGGACGTCATGAGCGTATTGTCGGAATATTATGAAAGCCTTGGCAGGGTCATCACGAAATTCGAGGCAACGCTGATCAATTTCTCCGGAGACGGACTGATGGTGCTGGTGAACGCACCTGTCCCGGTCGTAGAGCCTGCATTGAGAGCCATCGATCTCGCCATCGACATGCAGACGAACGTGCAAGCCCTCATCGCCGGCTGGCGATCGCGTGGCTACCACATTGGTTTCGGAATCGGCCTTGCCAGCGGGCCGGCGACTGTCGGCCGGATCGGATACGAGGACCGGCTCGACTACACCGCCATTGGAAGCGTCGTGAATCTTGCGGCCCGGCTGTGCGCATCTGCCGCAGACAAGGAAATCCTGATCGACGCCAAAGTCGCCGCCGACGTCAAGGGCAGGCGGCCCGTTGAGGATCTCGGGGGCCGCGAGATCAAAGGATTTGACGAAGCCATTCCAGTCTTCGGAATATCCTTCGAGGCTCTCCAGCCGAGTGGCCGCGGGATGCCTGGCACAATCCGCTAG
- a CDS encoding ABC transporter substrate-binding protein has translation MAGAATWTTVSYGQKPSMPVIGYLCPESPELFGSRLEAFRQGLEEAGFVEGRNVAIDFQWAAGQYSRLPALAAELVARNVDLIVAPGGAPVALAAKGTGTTKTIVFEMGGDPVQLRVVDSLSRPGGNITGVSSLSVDVSPKRLELMRDLLPTATRLAVVANPTSPTAPSQLQKLQAAAETLRVQLQIYSASKEDEFESVFAAVARDGPGGVVFTSDPYFAFRSARLAALAMKYQLPAITQTRDFPVAGGLMSYGGDFMQSHRRAGIYAGRILSGEKPSDLPVQLVTKVELVVNLKAAKLLGHPFSAAVIAGADEVIE, from the coding sequence ATGGCAGGCGCCGCGACGTGGACGACCGTCTCGTATGGGCAGAAGCCCTCCATGCCGGTCATTGGCTATCTTTGCCCGGAGTCACCCGAGCTCTTTGGCAGTCGACTTGAGGCTTTCCGGCAGGGACTGGAGGAAGCCGGCTTCGTCGAGGGGCGCAATGTGGCGATCGACTTTCAGTGGGCCGCCGGACAATATTCTCGATTGCCAGCCCTGGCTGCCGAATTGGTCGCCAGAAATGTAGACCTGATCGTGGCTCCTGGCGGGGCTCCCGTGGCACTTGCCGCGAAGGGTACGGGTACGACCAAGACCATCGTGTTCGAGATGGGCGGCGACCCCGTTCAGCTACGCGTGGTGGACAGCCTGTCGCGGCCGGGCGGAAATATCACGGGGGTATCGAGCCTGAGCGTCGATGTTTCGCCAAAGCGGCTTGAGCTGATGCGCGACCTGTTGCCCACGGCGACCAGATTGGCGGTGGTCGCCAACCCGACAAGTCCGACCGCACCATCACAATTGCAGAAGCTTCAGGCGGCCGCAGAAACCCTGCGGGTTCAACTGCAGATCTATAGCGCAAGCAAGGAGGATGAATTTGAATCCGTGTTCGCGGCCGTTGCCAGGGACGGGCCAGGCGGAGTTGTGTTTACCTCCGACCCTTATTTTGCATTTCGCAGTGCCCGGCTGGCGGCTCTCGCGATGAAATATCAATTGCCCGCAATCACGCAGACCCGAGACTTTCCCGTGGCTGGAGGCTTGATGAGCTACGGAGGAGATTTCATGCAGTCGCACCGTCGCGCGGGTATCTATGCCGGACGCATTCTGTCGGGCGAGAAGCCTTCTGATCTTCCGGTTCAACTCGTCACGAAGGTGGAGCTCGTTGTCAATTTGAAGGCAGCGAAACTGCTCGGCCATCCGTTCTCCGCAGCAGTCATTGCCGGCGCGGACGAGGTGATCGAGTAA
- a CDS encoding response regulator transcription factor, translated as MRLLIVEDNVELSRLVAAGLSAAGYQSDIVSTAAEAREAVSSVSYAAMILDLGLPDGDGLSVLRELRRQMEPLPVLVLTARGGLQDRVSGLRSGADDYLAKPFAMEELVARLEAILRRPGQLLGRSLRLANLVYDTESRQIFVDDQPRIISARETSVLEILLRRQGRVVPKKNVEDHIFGLEGEVASNAVEVYVSRLRKQLTEHGAKVVIHTIRGVGYLMSEEK; from the coding sequence ATGCGCCTTCTGATCGTCGAGGACAATGTCGAGCTGTCGCGGCTCGTTGCCGCCGGGCTGTCGGCCGCCGGCTACCAGAGCGACATCGTGAGCACCGCGGCCGAGGCACGCGAGGCGGTCAGCAGCGTCAGCTATGCTGCGATGATCCTCGACCTCGGCTTGCCCGACGGCGATGGCCTGTCGGTGCTGCGCGAGCTGCGCCGGCAGATGGAGCCGCTGCCGGTGCTGGTGCTGACCGCGCGCGGCGGCCTGCAGGACCGCGTCAGCGGCCTGCGCAGCGGTGCCGACGACTATCTGGCAAAGCCGTTCGCCATGGAGGAGCTGGTGGCGCGGCTGGAGGCCATCCTGCGTCGGCCCGGCCAGCTGCTCGGCCGCTCGCTGCGCCTCGCCAATCTCGTCTACGACACCGAGAGCCGCCAGATCTTCGTCGACGACCAGCCGCGGATCATCTCCGCGCGCGAGACCTCGGTGCTGGAGATCCTGCTGCGCCGGCAGGGGCGGGTGGTGCCGAAGAAGAACGTCGAGGACCACATCTTCGGGCTCGAAGGCGAGGTCGCCTCCAACGCGGTCGAGGTCTACGTCTCGCGGCTGCGCAAGCAGCTCACTGAACACGGCGCCAAGGTCGTGATCCACACCATCCGCGGCGTCGGCTATCTCATGTCCGAGGAGAAATAG
- a CDS encoding sensor histidine kinase — MHIVAVAVVAIFLPLVLFWLLNSEVDQLHREAMRAQAEVLAERIVAAPDGLLTFNLPDSLRGLYSEAYGRYLYDIRDADGRLLFSSRRKTGAAASAPPTLSETISGAGVTRIIDGKIVRIRVAEDLAHRDVIIDDIISNFFRRVGWITIPILLILLAADIIIFRRAIAPLWKASEEASNIGPARTDIRLPTEQIPREIMPLVTAVNQALDRLEDGFRVQRQFTADAAHQLRTPLTILRTRIETLGDGAARKALHDDIEGMSRIVAQLLEIAELDTLVLDPGETADLRAVCAEVVGSIAPFAIAQHKDIALKGADAPVLIHGNAEMLQRAIFNLAENAIKFTAKDTAVDVEVREDGSVRVRDCGPGIAETERELIFQRFWRADRQRSDGAGLGLSIVRGVADDHAATVAVENLPGGGAEFTLRFRLAEGAVAAPSLGQG; from the coding sequence ATGCACATCGTGGCGGTCGCGGTGGTCGCGATCTTCCTGCCGCTGGTGCTGTTCTGGCTGCTCAATTCCGAAGTCGACCAGCTGCACCGCGAAGCCATGCGGGCGCAGGCCGAGGTGCTGGCCGAGCGCATTGTCGCGGCGCCGGACGGCCTGCTGACGTTCAACCTGCCGGACAGCCTGCGGGGCCTCTACTCGGAAGCCTACGGCCGCTATCTCTACGATATCCGCGATGCCGACGGCCGTTTGCTGTTTTCGTCCCGCCGCAAGACGGGAGCGGCAGCGTCGGCGCCGCCGACACTTTCCGAGACGATTTCCGGCGCCGGCGTCACCCGCATCATCGACGGCAAGATCGTGCGCATCCGCGTGGCCGAGGATCTGGCGCATCGCGACGTCATCATCGACGACATCATCTCGAACTTCTTCCGCCGGGTCGGGTGGATCACCATTCCGATCCTGCTGATCCTGCTCGCCGCCGACATCATCATCTTCCGCCGCGCCATCGCGCCATTGTGGAAGGCCTCGGAGGAGGCCAGCAATATCGGGCCGGCGCGCACCGACATCCGCCTGCCGACGGAACAGATCCCGCGCGAGATCATGCCGCTCGTCACCGCCGTGAACCAGGCGCTCGACCGGCTCGAGGACGGTTTTCGGGTGCAGCGGCAGTTCACGGCGGATGCCGCGCATCAGTTGCGCACGCCGCTCACGATCCTGCGCACGCGGATCGAGACGCTGGGCGATGGCGCCGCAAGGAAGGCGCTGCACGATGACATCGAAGGCATGAGCCGCATCGTCGCCCAGCTGCTGGAGATCGCCGAGCTCGACACCCTGGTGCTCGATCCCGGCGAGACCGCGGACCTGCGCGCCGTCTGCGCCGAGGTGGTCGGCTCCATCGCGCCGTTCGCGATCGCGCAGCACAAGGACATCGCGCTGAAGGGCGCCGACGCACCGGTGCTGATCCACGGCAATGCGGAGATGCTCCAGCGCGCGATCTTCAACCTCGCCGAAAACGCCATCAAGTTCACGGCGAAGGATACCGCCGTCGACGTCGAGGTGCGCGAGGACGGTTCGGTGCGCGTGCGCGATTGCGGCCCTGGCATCGCGGAGACCGAGCGCGAGCTGATCTTCCAGCGCTTCTGGCGCGCCGACCGCCAGCGCAGCGACGGTGCGGGCCTCGGGCTCTCGATCGTGCGCGGGGTCGCGGACGATCATGCCGCGACGGTGGCGGTGGAAAATCTTCCAGGCGGCGGCGCGGAGTTCACGCTGCGGTTTCGGCTGGCGGAGGGAGCCGTTGCTGCTCCCTCCCTTGGTCAGGGCTGA
- a CDS encoding M20/M25/M40 family metallo-hydrolase: MSRSLPAPSLAPLIASLWLACAATFAHAQPMSDVHALAQKEQQPLLDTLRDLVSIESGSKDIDGLNQIAERVAGQLKQLGGTVEILHPTDVYRLDDTPETIGPAVHAVFKGTGSKKIMLIAHMDTVYLKGMLKDQPFRVDGDKAYGLGIADDKQGVALILHTVAMLQKLNFKDYGTLTVLTNGDEEISSPGWRSTITKFAADQDVVFSFEGGGTDGTLRLATSGIGSAYLTVHGKSSHAGARPEGGINALYELSHQVLQMKDLSKPEQGLKLNWTVSKAGTNRNVIPADASAQADARALKVADFDELQKALQEKIKNRLLPDSRVELKFEVRRPPLEANDASRRVAAYGKTIYGEIGLSLKVDKKATGGGTDAAFAALKTSGAVVEGMGLSGFGAHSNDAEYVQINSIVPRLYLATRMIMDLSTGKLK, translated from the coding sequence ATGTCCCGATCGCTCCCCGCTCCGTCGCTCGCCCCCTTGATCGCGTCGCTCTGGCTGGCATGTGCCGCAACGTTTGCGCATGCGCAACCGATGAGCGATGTCCATGCGCTGGCGCAAAAGGAGCAGCAGCCGCTGCTCGACACGCTGCGCGACCTCGTCAGCATCGAATCCGGCAGCAAGGACATCGACGGCTTGAACCAGATCGCCGAGCGCGTTGCCGGCCAGCTCAAGCAGCTCGGTGGCACGGTGGAGATATTGCACCCCACCGACGTCTATCGCCTCGACGACACGCCCGAGACAATCGGCCCGGCCGTGCACGCCGTGTTCAAGGGCACCGGCAGCAAGAAGATCATGCTAATCGCCCACATGGACACGGTGTACCTGAAGGGCATGCTGAAGGACCAGCCGTTCCGCGTCGACGGCGACAAGGCCTACGGCCTCGGCATTGCTGACGACAAGCAGGGCGTCGCGCTCATTCTCCATACCGTGGCGATGCTCCAGAAACTCAATTTCAAGGATTACGGCACGCTCACGGTGCTCACCAATGGCGACGAGGAGATCTCCTCGCCCGGCTGGCGCAGCACCATCACCAAATTCGCCGCGGATCAGGACGTGGTGTTTTCGTTCGAGGGCGGCGGCACCGACGGCACGCTGCGCCTTGCCACCAGCGGCATCGGCTCGGCCTATCTTACGGTGCATGGCAAGTCCTCGCACGCGGGCGCTCGGCCTGAGGGCGGTATCAACGCGTTGTACGAGCTCTCGCACCAGGTGCTGCAGATGAAGGACCTGTCCAAGCCCGAGCAGGGCCTGAAGCTGAACTGGACGGTCTCGAAGGCCGGCACCAACCGCAACGTGATCCCGGCCGACGCCTCGGCCCAGGCCGATGCGCGTGCGCTCAAGGTCGCCGATTTCGATGAGTTGCAGAAGGCGCTGCAGGAGAAGATCAAGAATCGCCTGCTGCCCGACTCCAGGGTCGAGCTGAAATTCGAGGTGCGCCGCCCGCCGCTGGAGGCCAACGACGCCTCGCGCCGCGTCGCGGCCTACGGCAAGACGATCTATGGGGAGATCGGACTGTCCCTCAAGGTCGACAAGAAGGCGACCGGCGGCGGCACCGACGCCGCATTTGCCGCGCTCAAGACCAGCGGCGCTGTGGTGGAAGGCATGGGCCTGTCAGGCTTCGGCGCGCACTCCAACGATGCCGAATATGTGCAGATCAACAGCATCGTGCCGCGGCTTTATCTGGCCACGCGCATGATCATGGACCTGTCCACGGGCAAGCTGAAATAG
- a CDS encoding TRAP transporter large permease: MITLEMMPPLMFGGLVLAMLIGFPVAFTLAAVGLSFGFLSIYLGFFDLNFLQAIPGRVFGSVLSNELLLAIPFFTFMGAILERCGLAEDMLDSMGQLFGPVRGGLGYSVIIVGFILGAITGTVAAQVIAMALISMPVMIRYGYNMRYITGVLAASGTITQLVPPSLVLIVLADQLGKSVGDMYLGAWGPSVFQIMLFAGYTFILGLIKPSHVPPVPKEARTLTGWALWKKCLMGIIPSAVLIFVVLGTMMMGLATPTEAGAMGAVGAIVLAAIHHKDFTSKDRMILIGGVIAAGVGTIVAMLFTENLVFRLSFAVTYLAVAWICIQAARIPELRDLIKQGYESTMRLTCMVTFILIGSTCFSVVFLGVSGGVWLEHLLTSLPGGVWGFLIFINLFIFFLAFFLDFFEIAFIILPMIAPIAQKVLAPVVGPDAALIWFGVMLCVNMQTSFLHPPFGFALFYLRGVAPKEVKSSDIYWGAIPWIGLQLIMVLLVIIFPITVTGLLDKPLNVDLDKVKIEVPQIDLPPLDLGPPQK; the protein is encoded by the coding sequence ATGATTACGCTGGAAATGATGCCGCCGCTGATGTTCGGCGGCCTGGTTCTGGCGATGCTGATCGGCTTCCCCGTCGCGTTCACGCTCGCGGCGGTCGGCTTATCCTTCGGCTTCCTGTCCATTTATCTCGGATTCTTCGACCTCAACTTCCTCCAGGCGATTCCCGGCCGCGTGTTCGGCAGCGTGCTTTCCAACGAGCTGCTGCTCGCGATCCCGTTCTTCACCTTCATGGGCGCCATATTAGAGAGATGTGGACTAGCCGAAGATATGCTGGACTCGATGGGCCAGCTGTTCGGCCCGGTCCGCGGCGGCCTCGGCTATTCCGTGATCATCGTCGGCTTCATCCTCGGCGCCATCACCGGCACGGTGGCGGCGCAGGTCATCGCCATGGCGCTGATCTCGATGCCGGTGATGATCCGCTACGGCTACAACATGCGCTACATCACCGGCGTGCTCGCTGCCTCCGGCACGATCACGCAGCTGGTGCCGCCCTCGCTGGTGCTGATCGTGCTCGCCGACCAGCTCGGCAAGTCGGTCGGCGACATGTATCTCGGCGCCTGGGGCCCCTCGGTGTTCCAGATCATGCTGTTCGCCGGCTACACCTTCATCCTCGGCCTGATCAAGCCGAGCCACGTGCCGCCGGTGCCGAAGGAAGCGCGCACGCTGACCGGCTGGGCGCTGTGGAAGAAGTGCCTGATGGGCATCATCCCCTCGGCCGTGCTGATCTTCGTCGTGCTCGGCACCATGATGATGGGCCTCGCGACCCCGACCGAAGCCGGCGCGATGGGCGCGGTCGGCGCCATCGTGCTCGCCGCGATCCATCACAAGGACTTCACCTCGAAGGACCGCATGATCCTGATCGGCGGCGTGATCGCCGCCGGCGTCGGCACCATCGTCGCGATGCTGTTCACCGAGAATCTGGTCTTCAGGCTCTCGTTCGCCGTCACCTATCTCGCCGTGGCGTGGATCTGCATCCAGGCGGCACGCATCCCCGAGCTGCGCGACCTGATCAAGCAGGGCTACGAGTCCACCATGCGCCTCACCTGCATGGTCACCTTCATCCTGATCGGCTCGACCTGCTTCTCGGTGGTGTTCCTTGGCGTCTCCGGCGGCGTCTGGCTCGAGCATCTGCTGACCTCGCTGCCCGGCGGCGTGTGGGGCTTCCTGATCTTCATCAACCTCTTCATCTTCTTCCTGGCCTTCTTCCTCGACTTCTTCGAGATCGCCTTCATCATCCTGCCGATGATCGCGCCGATCGCGCAGAAGGTCCTCGCCCCGGTGGTGGGACCGGACGCGGCGCTGATCTGGTTCGGCGTGATGCTGTGCGTGAACATGCAGACCTCGTTCCTGCATCCCCCGTTCGGCTTCGCGCTGTTCTATCTGCGCGGCGTGGCGCCGAAGGAAGTGAAGAGCTCCGACATCTATTGGGGCGCAATCCCCTGGATCGGCCTGCAGCTGATCATGGTGCTGCTCGTGATCATCTTCCCGATCACGGTGACGGGCCTGCTCGACAAGCCGCTCAACGTCGACCTCGACAAGGTCAAGATCGAGGTGCCGCAGATCGACCTGCCGCCGCTGGATCTCGGACCGCCGCAGAAGTAG